The Limnochorda sp. LNt genome includes a region encoding these proteins:
- a CDS encoding FAD-dependent oxidoreductase, translated as MQGLSCDVLVIGGGPSGSIAAIAAARAGADVVLVERNGFLGGNATTGLPLLTYHDAMGRQIIRGIPDELVTRLKDMEGSPGHLLRPRRHFGATVTPVEPELVKSVLLEMCLEAGVRLFLHTSCLDPIMEGESVRGALFVNKGGRFQVGARVVIDATGDGDVAAAAGCSYDMGNKGKNMPATLMFRLHGVDTDDVARFMDEELIYGHKIGEDKESVVCIQGNFGPWDDLVKEESLFPDARHAIWFTSVRRNLVDINVTRILGIDSTSTDGLTKAEIEGRRQMHRIVDFMRRHIPPFRNAELVQAASFVGVRESRHFAGEATLTSKNVMDGTVSDDAIALGAYAIDIHDPEGRGILLEATAPTAYGIPYGACIPRGADGILIGGRSIAADSRAFSTVRVMATCMAIGQGLGVAAAIAARRGISPREVPLDELRETLQQQGAFLG; from the coding sequence ATGCAGGGGTTGAGTTGTGACGTCCTGGTGATCGGCGGGGGACCGAGTGGTTCGATAGCCGCCATTGCCGCGGCGCGCGCAGGGGCAGATGTTGTACTGGTCGAAAGGAACGGATTCTTGGGCGGCAACGCCACCACAGGCCTTCCTCTCTTGACATACCATGATGCTATGGGGCGCCAGATAATTCGCGGCATTCCCGACGAATTGGTGACACGGCTCAAGGACATGGAGGGCTCGCCGGGTCACCTCCTCCGCCCAAGGCGTCACTTCGGTGCTACCGTGACACCTGTTGAGCCCGAGCTTGTCAAGTCTGTATTGCTGGAGATGTGCCTGGAGGCCGGCGTTAGGCTGTTCCTCCATACCTCTTGCTTGGACCCCATCATGGAGGGGGAAAGTGTTCGCGGAGCCCTTTTCGTCAACAAGGGTGGCCGCTTCCAGGTAGGGGCCCGCGTCGTGATTGACGCAACGGGCGACGGGGATGTAGCGGCCGCCGCAGGCTGCAGCTACGACATGGGCAACAAGGGAAAGAACATGCCGGCCACATTGATGTTCCGCCTCCATGGCGTTGACACGGATGACGTGGCAAGATTCATGGACGAGGAGCTCATCTACGGACACAAGATCGGTGAGGACAAGGAGAGCGTTGTCTGTATTCAGGGCAATTTCGGGCCGTGGGACGACCTCGTGAAGGAGGAATCCTTGTTCCCCGATGCTCGTCATGCTATCTGGTTTACCTCAGTACGGCGAAACCTCGTTGACATCAACGTGACCCGCATCCTGGGGATCGACAGCACGTCGACGGACGGGTTGACAAAGGCCGAGATAGAGGGACGTCGGCAAATGCACCGGATCGTGGACTTCATGCGCCGACACATCCCACCGTTCCGGAATGCCGAGCTCGTCCAGGCGGCCTCGTTTGTAGGCGTGAGGGAGAGTCGGCATTTCGCTGGAGAGGCGACCCTCACCTCGAAGAATGTCATGGACGGCACCGTGTCAGACGATGCCATCGCGCTAGGGGCCTACGCTATAGACATCCACGACCCTGAGGGGCGCGGGATCTTGCTTGAAGCGACAGCCCCTACGGCATATGGTATTCCATACGGAGCGTGCATCCCAAGAGGGGCGGACGGCATACTCATCGGCGGAAGAAGCATCGCGGCAGACTCACGGGCGTTCTCGACCGTACGAGTTATGGCCACGTGCATGGCGATTGGGCAGGGGCTCGGGGTCGCTGCAGCGATAGCGGCGAGACGGGGAATCAGTCCGCGCGAGGTGCCCCTTGATGAGCTTAGAGAGACCCTGCAGCAGCAGGGGGCCTTTCTAGGCTGA
- a CDS encoding carbohydrate ABC transporter permease: MQQIFEVPPRWIPESPTVAAFVEVWGTRPLGRFLINSAIIGLVVTVLSVTLAFFAGYGLSRFRFRGASHLAQFILLTQMLPEVMLVVPYFVIMAKLGLTNTYAALIMAYTSFALPFATWMLKGYMDSIPKELDEAALIDGCSRLAALTRIVGPVAAPGIAVTSVFSLILSWNHYLFALALTNREEMFTFSVGLASFMGEYRTTWNFVMAASLIGAAPLLFATALAERSLVRGLSAGAVRG; encoded by the coding sequence GTGCAACAGATCTTCGAGGTGCCGCCGCGCTGGATTCCCGAGAGCCCTACCGTAGCAGCGTTCGTGGAAGTTTGGGGGACGCGTCCCCTCGGGCGGTTCCTGATCAATAGCGCCATCATCGGGCTCGTGGTCACCGTCTTGTCCGTGACCCTTGCATTCTTTGCAGGGTACGGCCTTTCCCGGTTCCGTTTCAGGGGGGCTTCTCATCTTGCGCAGTTCATTCTCCTCACCCAGATGCTACCGGAAGTCATGCTGGTGGTTCCGTACTTCGTCATCATGGCGAAGTTGGGCCTAACCAACACGTACGCAGCGCTCATCATGGCTTACACATCCTTTGCACTCCCCTTCGCAACGTGGATGCTGAAGGGTTACATGGACTCGATTCCGAAGGAGCTGGACGAGGCGGCGCTCATCGACGGATGTAGCAGGTTGGCCGCACTGACCCGGATCGTGGGGCCCGTGGCTGCACCTGGAATTGCTGTCACGAGCGTCTTTTCCTTGATTCTGAGCTGGAATCACTACCTCTTTGCTCTTGCACTTACCAACAGAGAGGAGATGTTTACCTTCTCAGTTGGTCTTGCCTCGTTCATGGGAGAGTACCGCACGACGTGGAACTTTGTGATGGCCGCTTCGCTTATCGGCGCTGCGCCTCTCTTGTTCGCGACGGCGCTAGCGGAACGCTCTTTGGTGCGTGGTTTGTCGGCAGGGGCTGTCCGAGGATAG
- a CDS encoding carbohydrate ABC transporter permease: MTPFLFVGPAVILLACVIVYPMVYGLAMSFTSLDPRLKLSWVGVANFARVFSNAAFWAALRQSVYFTVVSVAIHIILGMVIALALNRQSKLVRVVRPLFVLPWAVAPVIVATVWAWMYNPSYGIINETLLRVGLLSRPIPWLALPGYAMSAVIVANIWRGTPFVSLMFLAGLQAIPDEQYEAALVDGANGWHRFWYITVPNLRHVLLVVVILDTVWNFKLFDLVKVMTGGGPIGTTEVLPTLIYRTAFEYGDLGAAAAIAAVMLVLSVLAMYGFLRTFRELGESVE, from the coding sequence GTGACGCCGTTCCTGTTCGTTGGACCAGCGGTGATTCTTCTTGCTTGCGTCATCGTCTATCCTATGGTGTACGGGCTCGCCATGAGTTTCACGTCTCTTGACCCCAGACTCAAACTCAGTTGGGTAGGAGTAGCAAACTTTGCCCGGGTCTTCAGCAACGCGGCATTCTGGGCCGCCTTGCGCCAGAGCGTCTACTTTACTGTCGTGAGCGTTGCGATACACATCATTCTGGGCATGGTAATCGCGCTGGCGCTCAATCGTCAGTCCAAACTGGTGCGCGTGGTAAGACCTCTCTTCGTCTTGCCTTGGGCGGTGGCTCCGGTCATCGTAGCGACCGTATGGGCGTGGATGTACAACCCAAGCTACGGGATCATAAACGAGACTCTGCTGCGTGTGGGGCTACTCTCCAGGCCCATCCCGTGGTTGGCACTCCCTGGATATGCCATGTCGGCCGTCATCGTTGCCAACATCTGGAGGGGTACGCCGTTTGTCTCCCTCATGTTCCTGGCAGGGCTTCAGGCAATCCCGGACGAGCAGTATGAGGCTGCGCTGGTGGATGGAGCTAACGGATGGCACAGGTTCTGGTACATCACCGTACCAAACCTTCGCCATGTGCTGTTGGTCGTAGTAATCCTTGACACTGTTTGGAATTTCAAGCTATTCGACCTCGTGAAAGTTATGACGGGAGGGGGGCCAATTGGAACGACTGAAGTGCTGCCGACGCTCATCTACAGGACCGCCTTCGAGTACGGGGATCTTGGAGCAGCAGCTGCTATCGCAGCGGTGATGCTGGTGCTGTCGGTCCTCGCCATGTACGGGTTCCTGCGCACTTTCAGAGAGTTAGGAGAGAGTGTCGAGTGA
- a CDS encoding ABC transporter substrate-binding protein, which translates to MFSPYFTEEPTGTLLRELVATWNAQRPDIQVEIEAVPHSDRESKFRAEMLAGQGPDIVAVPPGSLDGYVQSGFLLDLEPLIAKHGGQAYKDQFTAVAQEGVTVDGKWYAIPWWGGVHALYYNTQLFDSAGLTPPRTWSEFLDAAKKLTTGRVYGYGMYGYRNEVSVRELLPWLWGNGTQLFDSAMTQATFDSPQGIEAFTFFTDLERKHRVVPPGVTALGYNEITVMFANGQVGMYQNGPWGRGKTLYDNPAMEGKFAVVPVPYPDAASHPVAVYVEVAHAITVQSKYPEQAFEFLEYYANAENMVRLALLMGFLPARRAAAEDPRVKGNEFLQPFVQLLPYSSVRPRHPRIQEINLVMADALQSALLGVRSPADALREAAREVTRIVREGQPGVK; encoded by the coding sequence TTGTTCTCTCCCTACTTTACGGAGGAACCAACCGGTACACTGCTCCGAGAGCTGGTGGCCACGTGGAACGCACAGCGTCCTGACATCCAGGTTGAGATCGAAGCTGTACCGCATTCGGACCGGGAATCCAAGTTCAGAGCTGAGATGCTGGCGGGGCAGGGGCCGGACATAGTGGCCGTGCCACCGGGTTCCTTGGACGGATATGTGCAGAGCGGCTTTCTCCTTGACTTGGAGCCGCTTATCGCCAAGCACGGAGGGCAGGCGTACAAGGATCAATTCACTGCCGTTGCGCAGGAAGGCGTTACGGTTGATGGCAAGTGGTACGCCATCCCCTGGTGGGGAGGTGTCCACGCCCTGTACTACAACACTCAACTCTTTGACTCGGCCGGGCTCACGCCTCCGAGAACCTGGAGTGAGTTTCTCGACGCGGCCAAGAAACTCACCACGGGACGGGTGTACGGGTACGGAATGTACGGGTACCGCAATGAGGTTTCCGTGAGGGAGCTGTTGCCGTGGCTCTGGGGGAATGGAACTCAGCTCTTCGATTCCGCCATGACACAGGCGACGTTCGACTCGCCGCAGGGCATTGAAGCCTTCACGTTCTTCACGGACCTTGAGCGAAAGCATCGCGTGGTACCTCCGGGCGTCACCGCTCTTGGGTATAACGAAATCACAGTCATGTTCGCTAATGGGCAAGTGGGCATGTATCAGAATGGCCCGTGGGGTCGGGGTAAGACGCTGTATGACAATCCGGCTATGGAAGGCAAGTTTGCTGTGGTGCCGGTGCCTTATCCGGATGCAGCGAGCCATCCAGTGGCCGTCTATGTGGAAGTCGCTCACGCTATCACCGTACAAAGCAAGTATCCGGAGCAGGCCTTCGAGTTTCTCGAGTACTACGCGAATGCAGAGAACATGGTGCGACTCGCACTGCTGATGGGCTTTCTCCCAGCCCGACGCGCGGCAGCGGAGGACCCACGGGTGAAGGGCAACGAGTTCCTGCAGCCATTTGTCCAGTTGCTGCCGTACAGCTCAGTCCGGCCGCGGCATCCCCGCATTCAGGAGATTAACCTTGTCATGGCGGACGCCCTGCAAAGCGCTCTGCTAGGAGTGAGGTCTCCGGCTGACGCACTTCGGGAAGCCGCTCGCGAGGTCACTCGTATCGTTCGGGAGGGCCAGCCCGGTGTCAAGTGA
- a CDS encoding Gfo/Idh/MocA family protein: protein MCSSQSSNSKGSERDGMRLLVVGLGIRGVLFATAARRDSRVTLVAGVDNDANRCDRFRDMFGVGAYRSIHEAVERTKPNAAVIATPDDAHLEVAAACANYGLASLIEKPLATDVEEAKRIRYEFQKAGIPCMVAFENRWRPEFVYLRRKIQESGDRVLYFRANLSNRLDVPLEMLSWAARSSPGWFLGPHCVDLMLWLCDMRPVRVHAGASSGVLKSRGLNTIDSLVSTFETEDGRIGVVENHWVLPRGRGSVFDFKVEVVTERFSWSLDFERGAIVEANDSALSYPHTDVAEVQGRLVGFPYLMFSSWVDLVTQGGEWERDLDDAVRVTELVAAAHEAAQTHRVVSVGPSDTTA, encoded by the coding sequence ATGTGTTCGAGTCAGTCGTCGAACTCAAAGGGCTCGGAGCGTGATGGAATGAGACTTCTCGTGGTAGGCCTCGGGATCCGGGGCGTGCTCTTTGCTACGGCCGCACGGAGGGATTCTCGCGTGACGTTGGTCGCTGGCGTGGATAATGATGCCAATCGCTGCGATCGTTTTCGGGATATGTTTGGGGTCGGCGCGTACCGCTCCATTCACGAAGCAGTGGAGAGGACGAAGCCGAATGCCGCTGTCATCGCCACTCCAGATGACGCACATCTGGAGGTGGCAGCAGCTTGCGCCAACTACGGGCTCGCGAGCCTCATTGAAAAGCCTCTCGCAACTGACGTGGAAGAGGCGAAGCGCATTCGTTACGAGTTCCAGAAGGCCGGCATCCCATGCATGGTGGCCTTTGAGAACAGGTGGCGCCCGGAATTCGTCTACCTCCGCCGGAAGATTCAGGAGAGCGGAGACCGTGTCCTCTACTTCCGCGCCAACCTGAGCAATCGCCTCGATGTGCCCCTCGAAATGTTGTCGTGGGCTGCCCGGTCATCGCCCGGGTGGTTCCTAGGGCCGCACTGTGTTGATCTGATGCTGTGGCTGTGCGATATGCGCCCCGTCCGAGTCCACGCCGGGGCCTCGTCGGGTGTGTTGAAGTCTCGAGGCCTCAATACAATCGATTCCCTGGTATCGACATTCGAGACCGAGGATGGCCGGATCGGCGTGGTCGAAAATCACTGGGTACTGCCTCGAGGGCGAGGATCCGTCTTTGACTTCAAGGTAGAGGTGGTCACGGAGCGGTTCTCGTGGTCTCTTGACTTTGAGCGCGGTGCCATTGTCGAAGCGAACGATTCGGCTCTGTCATACCCGCATACGGACGTAGCTGAGGTGCAGGGCCGCTTGGTGGGATTTCCGTATCTGATGTTCTCGTCGTGGGTTGACCTGGTTACCCAAGGTGGGGAGTGGGAACGAGACCTGGATGACGCCGTCAGGGTCACGGAGTTGGTTGCTGCCGCTCATGAGGCGGCTCAAACCCACAGAGTTGTCTCGGTAGGACCCTCCGACACCACCGCGTAG
- a CDS encoding ROK family protein, which produces MDLTGDILAEAERTGSEDVDQCIRQTTELIWQTCRDAGVERPLGVGLCLPGVIDRAEGVVKKAVHLSWRDVPIAPKLRESLQGIPVVLENASNCAAFAEEWYAGGGSVGDLLYLRISHAVGSGLILGGRLLTRTVAGGTEIGHMVIEPGGPICRCGRRGCLEALVSELLAEGARDALPQGGVVELQERTARAAAEGDKDALERVIGIARYCGTAVANVVNLTGVRHVVVESPLLMIDAFLDVVRHSVQSEVLPGEGDAVHVRASRWGGRSPAIGGACLVAYQSLSPEHVFESVVELKGLGA; this is translated from the coding sequence GTGGACCTCACCGGGGATATCTTGGCCGAAGCTGAACGGACGGGTTCGGAGGACGTGGACCAATGCATTCGGCAGACGACAGAGCTCATCTGGCAGACGTGCCGTGACGCGGGTGTAGAGAGGCCTCTCGGGGTTGGACTGTGTCTGCCTGGGGTCATCGACCGAGCTGAGGGCGTTGTGAAGAAGGCGGTACACCTGTCATGGCGAGATGTGCCTATAGCGCCTAAGCTTCGCGAGTCCCTGCAAGGAATACCCGTTGTTCTGGAAAACGCATCCAACTGTGCGGCGTTTGCAGAGGAATGGTATGCAGGCGGCGGCAGTGTGGGGGATCTTCTGTACCTGCGTATCAGTCACGCGGTGGGCTCAGGACTCATTCTTGGTGGGAGACTGCTCACACGGACCGTCGCTGGCGGCACCGAGATCGGGCACATGGTGATCGAGCCAGGGGGGCCGATATGCCGGTGCGGTCGGCGGGGATGTCTTGAGGCCCTAGTGTCGGAGCTTCTTGCCGAGGGCGCTCGAGATGCCCTTCCTCAGGGGGGCGTTGTTGAGCTGCAAGAACGGACGGCCAGGGCCGCTGCCGAAGGCGACAAGGATGCGCTGGAACGCGTGATAGGGATCGCAAGATACTGCGGAACGGCGGTGGCCAACGTCGTCAACTTGACCGGTGTTCGGCATGTCGTGGTAGAGTCCCCTCTCCTGATGATCGATGCGTTCCTAGACGTTGTGCGCCATTCGGTGCAATCGGAGGTGTTGCCTGGAGAAGGAGACGCGGTCCACGTTCGGGCATCTCGATGGGGAGGTCGCTCGCCAGCGATTGGTGGGGCATGCTTGGTCGCATACCAAAGCTTGTCCCCCGAGCATGTGTTCGAGTCAGTCGTCGAACTCAAAGGGCTCGGAGCGTGA
- a CDS encoding ISL3 family transposase, translated as MRFPFLPVDQYTIRLARVDDEVLVLVVGRRAARAACPDCGRWSRRLHSRRWRTVLDVPVGSRSVRLRLVVRRFFCTEPACPRTTFTEPFPHLVGRYARRTARLERLLGRLALAMSAEAGSPIARTLGIPVSPDTLVRLVMRIPLPPVPPVRVLAVDDWAWRKGHRYGTILCDLERRRPVDLLPDRSPETLAAWLSAHPGVQIVVRDRSEAYAQGIRRGAPDALQMADRWHLLKNLGEVLERYFQTLRLPPMEAAPSPPAAPVAPGPTPAATPRATPRRRALEQAARRQRRRERNDQVRALHAQGLGIREISRRLHLSRVTVRRYLTSSTVPGTGPRRRRPSQLDPYRSYILERWGQGCRNARALYRELRALGYPGGRSRVAEVVTALRRSVGLSKEAPPAVRSVTPRQLGRWPWQAPDRRSQAERAYLTSLAETDAHFARVWLLAEEFAQMVRQRRADTLAAWIDAVKQEKVRPLTGFAHRLEQDFQAVYAALRLPWSNGPTEGWIHKLKAIKRMMYGRAGLDLLRHRLLSCT; from the coding sequence GTGCGATTCCCGTTCCTACCCGTGGACCAGTATACCATTCGTCTGGCTCGTGTCGACGATGAGGTCCTCGTGTTGGTGGTGGGGCGTCGAGCGGCACGCGCCGCATGCCCGGACTGTGGGCGCTGGAGCCGACGTCTTCACTCGCGGCGGTGGCGAACCGTCTTGGACGTGCCGGTGGGAAGCCGATCGGTTCGGCTACGGCTTGTGGTGCGCCGTTTCTTCTGTACGGAGCCGGCATGCCCAAGGACCACCTTCACGGAGCCGTTCCCGCACCTGGTGGGACGCTATGCCCGGCGAACCGCCCGGCTTGAGCGTCTCTTGGGCCGGTTGGCGCTGGCCATGAGTGCCGAGGCCGGCTCCCCCATCGCTCGGACCCTGGGGATCCCGGTCAGCCCGGATACCTTGGTGCGCCTGGTGATGCGGATCCCCCTGCCTCCCGTACCCCCGGTTCGCGTGCTGGCGGTCGACGATTGGGCCTGGCGAAAGGGGCACCGCTACGGGACCATCCTGTGCGACCTGGAGCGCAGGCGGCCGGTGGACCTCCTCCCCGACCGATCCCCCGAGACACTTGCGGCGTGGCTGAGCGCCCATCCGGGCGTCCAGATCGTCGTCCGCGACCGCTCGGAGGCCTATGCACAGGGGATCCGCCGGGGAGCGCCCGATGCGCTCCAGATGGCCGACCGGTGGCACCTGCTCAAGAACCTGGGCGAGGTGCTGGAGCGCTACTTCCAGACGCTCCGCCTGCCGCCCATGGAAGCGGCGCCGTCCCCACCGGCCGCGCCGGTGGCGCCCGGGCCGACCCCGGCGGCGACCCCTCGGGCAACCCCTCGCCGTCGTGCTCTGGAGCAGGCCGCTCGCCGGCAGCGCCGGCGCGAGCGCAACGACCAGGTTCGGGCCCTCCATGCGCAGGGGCTTGGGATCCGGGAAATCAGCCGACGCCTGCACCTCAGCCGGGTGACGGTGCGGCGCTATCTGACCAGCTCGACGGTGCCTGGCACGGGGCCTCGCCGCAGGCGCCCGAGCCAGCTCGATCCGTACCGGAGCTACATCCTCGAGCGATGGGGGCAGGGGTGTCGCAATGCCCGTGCCCTCTATCGGGAGTTGCGGGCTCTGGGCTACCCGGGCGGCCGCTCTCGGGTCGCCGAGGTCGTCACCGCCCTGCGCCGGTCGGTAGGCTTGTCGAAGGAGGCACCGCCCGCCGTGCGCTCGGTGACCCCTCGGCAGCTGGGGCGATGGCCCTGGCAGGCCCCGGACCGTCGCTCCCAGGCCGAGCGGGCCTACCTGACCTCCCTGGCCGAAACCGACGCCCACTTTGCCAGGGTGTGGCTCCTCGCTGAGGAGTTCGCCCAGATGGTGCGCCAGCGTCGCGCCGACACCCTGGCCGCCTGGATCGACGCAGTCAAGCAGGAGAAGGTGCGTCCTTTGACGGGCTTCGCCCATCGTCTCGAACAGGACTTCCAGGCGGTGTATGCGGCGTTGCGTCTGCCCTGGAGCAACGGCCCCACGGAAGGGTGGATTCACAAGCTGAAGGCCATCAAGCGCATGATGTACGGTCGGGCAGGACTGGACCTGCTGCGCCACCGGCTCCTTTCCTGCACCTGA
- a CDS encoding ADP-ribosylglycohydrolase family protein produces the protein MWCFWVSGSFEKAALRALNLGHDADTTAAVCGKVAGACYGQEPIPARWLKPLATLETILTLAGALYRSYEGRQPHRRPSRRAEGVRESDVRSPGPAPLHLAAPATEAPERHGPLPRCSPSLPLVTFPRRQAAPASDPMSLPGVCAII, from the coding sequence CTGTGGTGCTTCTGGGTGAGCGGGAGCTTCGAGAAGGCCGCGCTGCGGGCGCTCAACCTGGGCCACGACGCCGACACGACGGCGGCCGTGTGCGGGAAGGTGGCCGGTGCGTGCTACGGGCAGGAGCCCATCCCGGCGCGATGGCTGAAGCCACTGGCGACGCTAGAGACCATCCTGACATTGGCCGGGGCGCTGTATCGCAGCTACGAGGGGCGGCAACCGCACCGCCGGCCCAGCCGTCGAGCTGAGGGTGTGCGGGAGTCGGACGTGCGTAGCCCAGGGCCGGCGCCGCTGCACCTTGCGGCGCCAGCGACGGAAGCGCCGGAGCGGCATGGCCCGCTGCCGCGCTGTTCGCCGTCATTGCCCCTCGTGACCTTTCCGCGGCGGCAAGCAGCGCCCGCCTCTGACCCCATGTCACTCCCTGGAGTCTGTGCTATCATTTGA
- a CDS encoding type II TA system antitoxin MqsA family protein: MTGYCPNCDDTRQLRTERRREAYVVRGEPIEVEAEVLICGTCGETVFDPERDERTLLRAYNVYRERKGLLKPDEIRRLRERYGLSQRSLARLLGWGLVTIQRYERGALQDKSHDDLLRALEDPNFVLELLDRQGDRLPERVRQVARSAALGAAASTYPVKLAREVERAISVDYRRRPELHGLRAFDLGRVEQLIVYLARRCPAPFKTKIAKLLWLADFGHFRLQRVSITGLAYARCPYGPAPDHFASVMAALEELGTVRVVEGVAGPYQGEVVEALEEESLEEFTEAERRTIDWVVARFGRMAAAELSRLSHEEPAWAERTDGELIPYAEADGIRMLDGLETG, translated from the coding sequence GTGACTGGCTATTGCCCTAACTGCGACGACACTCGACAGCTTCGAACCGAGCGCCGGCGCGAAGCCTACGTCGTTCGTGGTGAGCCCATCGAAGTCGAGGCCGAAGTGCTCATCTGCGGCACTTGCGGCGAGACCGTCTTCGACCCGGAGCGCGACGAGCGCACCCTGCTCCGGGCGTACAACGTCTACCGAGAGCGCAAGGGGCTGCTCAAGCCCGATGAGATTCGGCGGCTGCGGGAGCGTTACGGCCTCTCGCAGCGCTCGCTGGCGCGCCTTCTCGGATGGGGACTGGTGACCATCCAGCGCTACGAGCGGGGCGCCTTGCAGGACAAGTCCCACGATGACCTGCTTCGGGCCCTCGAGGATCCGAACTTCGTGCTGGAGCTGCTGGACCGCCAGGGAGACCGGTTGCCGGAGCGGGTCCGGCAGGTGGCGCGCAGTGCCGCGCTCGGGGCCGCCGCGTCGACGTATCCGGTCAAACTCGCACGTGAAGTGGAACGGGCCATTTCCGTCGACTACCGGCGCCGCCCCGAACTCCATGGCCTGCGCGCCTTTGATCTGGGTCGGGTCGAGCAACTCATCGTCTACCTGGCGCGGCGTTGCCCGGCACCGTTCAAGACCAAGATTGCCAAACTCCTGTGGCTCGCGGACTTCGGGCATTTCCGGCTTCAGCGAGTCTCCATCACGGGTCTTGCGTACGCGCGGTGCCCTTACGGACCGGCGCCCGACCACTTCGCGTCCGTGATGGCGGCTCTGGAGGAGCTGGGGACGGTGAGGGTCGTCGAGGGGGTGGCCGGCCCTTACCAGGGGGAGGTCGTCGAGGCCCTAGAAGAGGAAAGTCTTGAGGAGTTCACGGAGGCGGAGCGCCGTACCATCGACTGGGTGGTGGCGCGTTTCGGACGAATGGCCGCCGCGGAGCTCAGCCGTCTTTCCCATGAGGAACCCGCGTGGGCCGAGCGAACCGACGGCGAGCTCATCCCGTATGCGGAGGCGGACGGCATCCGGATGCTGGATGGCCTCGAGACCGGGTAG
- a CDS encoding YdeI/OmpD-associated family protein, giving the protein MRERDGSRLRRPRHEMPDFVREALMASGLMPRYLERPPYQQNDYIGWITQARRDDTRQKRLQQMLDELARGDVYMKMPWRPSASGRA; this is encoded by the coding sequence ATGCGTGAACGAGACGGGTCCCGCCTTCGGCGCCCCCGGCACGAGATGCCCGACTTCGTCCGGGAGGCGCTGATGGCGAGCGGCCTGATGCCCCGCTACCTCGAGCGCCCTCCCTACCAGCAAAACGACTACATCGGTTGGATCACCCAGGCCAGGCGCGACGACACCCGCCAGAAGCGCCTGCAGCAGATGCTGGACGAGCTCGCCCGCGGGGACGTCTACATGAAGATGCCCTGGAGGCCTTCCGCATCCGGGCGGGCGTGA
- a CDS encoding ABC transporter substrate-binding protein: MAVTDAGEKQPQRAAARPSRAARRAAWPAEWRHAFALSLLPFLLSVGLLSIGLVALAPGSASAADVVTLGTLKLIGGAPIFVGLDKGFFAEEGLDVQVRWFSAASPIAVAVAANQLDVGATGITAALFNSIAQGARLILVADRGSERPGYRLNALLTSRERYEAGLRSVQDLRGARIGITELGSTYHYQIGRILELNGMSVGDVELVPLRDISMMLQAVRQGTVDAALVSPPWGANAEAEGWGRVVFWAGDLLPYQVTGVFFSQRMAARRDVAVRFMRAYIRGVRWYNQAAFGLGGPGGPGTAMHDELLRIVADYTGARPDAIALSLAYVDPEARVDVADLRQQQEWYQAHGLLARVVDPAQFVDMSFIDEALAGLAAR; encoded by the coding sequence GTGGCGGTGACGGACGCAGGCGAGAAGCAGCCGCAGCGGGCGGCGGCCCGCCCCTCTCGGGCGGCACGGCGGGCGGCATGGCCGGCGGAGTGGCGCCATGCCTTCGCCCTGAGCCTGTTGCCCTTCTTGCTCTCCGTCGGGTTGCTCTCCATCGGGCTCGTGGCGCTGGCCCCGGGTAGCGCCTCGGCCGCCGACGTGGTCACCCTGGGCACCCTCAAGCTCATCGGAGGGGCGCCCATCTTCGTGGGCCTCGATAAGGGCTTCTTCGCCGAAGAGGGTCTCGACGTGCAGGTGCGGTGGTTCTCCGCGGCCTCGCCCATCGCGGTCGCCGTGGCGGCCAATCAGCTGGACGTGGGAGCGACCGGCATCACGGCAGCCCTCTTCAACAGCATCGCCCAGGGGGCACGTCTCATCCTGGTGGCCGATCGGGGCTCGGAGCGGCCGGGCTACCGGCTCAACGCGCTGCTCACCTCCCGGGAGCGCTACGAGGCCGGCCTGCGAAGCGTGCAGGACCTGCGGGGGGCCCGCATCGGCATCACCGAGCTCGGCTCCACCTACCACTACCAGATCGGCCGCATCCTCGAGCTCAACGGCATGTCGGTCGGCGACGTGGAGCTCGTGCCGCTGCGCGACATCTCCATGATGCTGCAGGCCGTGCGCCAGGGCACCGTCGACGCCGCCCTGGTCTCGCCGCCCTGGGGGGCCAACGCCGAGGCCGAGGGCTGGGGCAGGGTGGTCTTCTGGGCCGGGGATCTGTTGCCCTACCAGGTGACGGGCGTCTTCTTCTCGCAACGGATGGCAGCGCGGCGTGACGTGGCAGTCCGGTTCATGCGGGCATACATCCGGGGCGTGCGCTGGTACAACCAGGCCGCCTTCGGGCTGGGCGGGCCTGGCGGCCCCGGCACGGCGATGCACGATGAGCTGCTGCGCATCGTCGCCGACTACACCGGTGCCCGGCCTGACGCCATCGCCCTCTCCCTGGCCTACGTGGACCCCGAGGCCCGGGTGGACGTGGCGGACCTCCGCCAGCAGCAGGAGTGGTACCAGGCCCACGGTCTGCTGGCGCGGGTGGTGGACCCGGCTCAGTTCGTCGACATGTCCTTCATCGACGAAGCGCTGGCCGGGCTGGCGGCCCGCTGA